The stretch of DNA GTGGCGGTAGCGGCGTCCAGCTGGGCGACGACGGCGAGGAGCCCTGTGACTACTGTGGCGGGTCGGGTTACATGTACGACACGAGCGTCGAACAGACCGTCCGCCCGCACGTCGTCGAGGCGATGGACGGCGACGAGGGAACCTTCCACGGCGCAGGACGCGAGGACGTCGACGCCCGGATGCTCGAGGGCGGACGGCCGTTCGTCCTCGAGGTGAAACGACCCCGGAAGCGCGACCCTGATCCGGCCACACTCGAGCGGGAGATCAACGAGGCCGCCGACGGCGTCGCGGTCGAGGGCCTGCGGCTGGCGAGCTACGAGATGGTCGAACGCGTCAAGGAACACGACGCGAGCAAGTACTACCGTGCGGACGTGGAGTTCGGCGATCCGATCGACGAAGCGGACTTCGAGGCAGCGATCGAGGAACTCGACGGCGCGACGCTCGCACAGGAGACGCCCGAGCGGGTCGACCACCGGCGAGCGAGTCTCACCCGCGAACGGACGGTCTACGACCTCGAGGGCGAACTCCGCTCTCCCACTGAAGCTGAAGTCCGACTCCACGGCGAGGGCGGTCTCTACGTCAAGGAGTTCGTCAGTAGCGACGGCGGCCGAACGAAGCCAAGTCTCGCTGGCGTGCTCGAGACCGAGGCCGTGGTGACGGCGCTCGACGTGACCGGCGTCGAGGGAGAAGACGAGCCGTTCGAACTCGAGGAGTACTTCGTGGACGAACCGCGCGACGACGCCTGATTCGGGCTTACTCCGTCGACGACAACTTCTCTCGGGCCGGATCGTGCGTCTCGTACCACTCGAGTATCTGCTCGAGCCGGTGGATCGCCCGGTCCGGATCGCCGACGTCGTGGTTCTCGTCGGGATAGACGACGAGTTTCGCGTCGACGTCCTGCTTGCGCGCCGCGACGTAGAACTGTTCGGACTGCGAGGGCGGACAGCGCCAGTCCTCGCCGCCGGCCATCACGAGCAGCGGCGTTTCGATTTCGTCGGCCTCGAGGATCGCGGAGGCGTCGTCGTACGTTTCGGGGTTCTCCCAGGGGAACCCGAAGTCCGCTTCCGTCCAGTTGTGCGAGTCGCTGGTGCCGAACTCCGAGCGGAGATCGTAGATCCCGTGTTCGGGTGCGGCGGCGGTAAACAGGTCGGTCTGGGTGACGAGATATCCCTGCGCGATTCCGCCGTAGGAGAAGCCGTGCCCGAAGACGCGGTCGGGATCGACCCACCCGCGGTCGACGAGCGCCTCGACGCCGGCGACGATGTCCTCGACCTCGGCCGTTCCCCATCGGCCTTTCAGTACCTCGGCGAACTCCCGGCCCCGCGAGGTGCCGCCGCGGTAGTTCGGCCGGAAGACGACGTAGCCACGGCTCGTCAGCGCCGCGTGGTCGAACCGGAACTCGGGTTCGTCGTACGACATCGGGCCGCCGTGGATCGCCACCACGAGCGGGTGCGGGCCGTCCTCGAGGTCGACGGCCGGATCGTGGTAGACGACGCCATCGAGCGTCCAGCCATCGGATTCCCACTCGACGCGACGCACTGCAGGCATCGGGTACGAGTCGATCAGGTCGGCGTTGACCTCGGAGAGTCGGCACAGTGACGCCGGTGGGTCGTCGGCCGCGAGGTCCTCGGTCGCGACCGCGTGGACGTCGAGCCCGTCACCTGGGTGCGAAAACAGGAGCGACGCCGTCTCCTCGTCGTCGGCGACGTCGAACCCCAGGATCGCGCGGTCGTCGCCCTGTGCCTCGAAGACGCGCTCGACGGTTCCGTCGAGGTCTGCGCGGACGACCCTGGTCCGGCCCTCGTCGCCCACGAGGGTGTAGGCGGCGTCGCCGACCCACTCGATGGTTCCCCAGAAGGCGACCGTTCGATCGAGGTCGGCCGTCAACGACCGCGCTTCCTCGCCGTCGTGATAGTAGACTTCCGTGGGGCGACACCAGTTCTCCGGGTCGCGGGCGAGAAACCCGAGCGTTCCGTCCTCGCGCCACGATGGTCCCGAACACTGCCAGTCACCGTCGGTCAGCCGCTCCAGGTCGGCACCGTCCGGCGCGATCGTGTAGACGTCCCGGACCAGCGTATCGTCGGGGCGCTCGAGCCGGCAGGAGGTGAACGCGATCCGGTCGGTCGGCCCCCAGCGCGGTTCCATCCCCGCAAGATCCTGGAACGCACCGCCGCCATAGGCGTCGTCGAGGCGCTCCGTCTCGCCCGAGTCGTAGTCCACGACGAACAGGTAGGTCGTCACCTCGTCCGTCCAGCCGGCGCCGTCGACCTTGTGCTGGAGTCGCGTCGTCTCGATCGGGCCGCCCTCGCGCACTTGCTCGAGGTACGTTTGCTCGTCCTCGGTCGGGTCTCTCGACGCAATCACCAACCGGTCGCCGTCCGGACTCCAGTCGAACGCCGAGACGCCCTCCTCGCGGTCGGTCACCTGCCGGGCGTCGCCGCCGCGCTCGAGGTCGAACGCCCAGACCTGCGGTTTCGGCTCCTCGTCGTTGCCGTTCTCGCCGTCACTGTCGTCGTCCGAATCGTCTTGCTCGCTTCGGCCGACGCGCCGTTGCACGTCAATCTCTCTCGCCGCGAGGAAGGCGAGTCGGTCTCCCGAGGGGCTCCAGGCCGGACTCGAGGCACCGTCGACGGTGGTCAGCCGGTGTGGTTCGCGGGAACCATCCGCGGGCACGACGAACAGGGAGGTGACGGCTTCCTCGGCCGCTTCGTCGTACTCCGTCGCCACGAACGCGATTCGATCGCCGTCCGGCGAGATCGTGAGTTCGGTGATGCGGGTGAGATCGTAGAACGCATCCAGGGGCAGCGAGTCCTCTGCAGTCATGACCGGTTCGTTTCAACGCAGCAGCATATACGTTTGGGTGTCGAGAGTCACAACCGTTATCTCTCGAGTCCACGACGCTTTCGCGTATGCCCTTCGGCGTCGACGAGGCCGGCAAAGGACCGGCGCTTGGATCGATGTTCGCCGCGGCCGTCTACGCCCCAGAGTCGGCCGCTCTTCCCGACGGAATCGCGGATTCGAAACGCCTCGCGCCCGAACGCCGGGAAGAACTCGCCGCGACACTGTACGAGGACGACCAGTTCGGGATCGGCGTCGCCGAAATCACGACCGATCGGATCGACGATCCGACGACGGACATGAACTCGCTGGCCGTCGAGGCACACGCGAACGCGATCGAGGGTGCACTCGAGGACGTCGACGACTCGCTCGAGGAGCCGATCAGCGGCCTCTGTGACGCCTGTGATACGGACGCTGCGCGGTTCGCACGGCGGGTTTCCGATGCGACTTCGTTCTCCGGCGACCTCGCCCTCGACCTCGAGGCACGCCACGGCGCCGACGACGAGTCGGCGGTCGTGGGCGCAGCCAGCATCGTCGCCAAGGTCGAACGCGACGCCCACGTCGAGACCATCGCCGACGAGTACGGCGACGTGGGCAGTGGCTACCCCGGGGACTCGACGACTCGCGAGTTCCTCGAGTCCTACGTCGACGACCACGGCGAGTTGCCACCGTTCGCCCGCAGTTCGTGGTCGACCTGCGAGAAACTGCTGGCGGAGGCACAGCAGACCGGACTCGAGCAGTTTTGAGACGGTCGACTGTAACGAGTTACCGGTGCAACCACGAGACGATTCGCGGTTGCGCCGTCGATGACTTGCAGTAGTCCGTATGAACGGCCCTGCAGATACAGCGTCGGTTCTTACTTCCTGTCCGGGCGAACGCGAGTCGTATGCCGCTCTGTACGAACTGTGACCGGCCGGTGTCTATCGATTTTGCACGAACGAAGGGAAACGGCGAGAACGTCGAGTGGTGTCCGCGGTGTAGAAGCGAGTAGTTCCTTACTTGTCCGTCATCAGCCGCTGGAGGATGTCACCGTAGGCGGGCCGGGTGATGAGCACGCCCACGAGCACGCCGAGGATCGTGATGATGGCGAACCCACGGAGGTCTCCGAGGCTCAGTACGGCGAGTGGCGACATCGCGATGATCGTCGTCGCGGCCGCGGCCCCGATGATCCAGAAGGCCTTGCGGAACCGCGACTCGAACACCCGCTGTGAGTTGACGTCGCCGTCGTCCATCACCTCGTCGGCGATGATCACGAGGTCGTCCACCCCGGTACCGACGACGGCGATGAAGCCGGCGACGTGCGAGAGGTCGAGCGGCATGCGTATCGCGGCCGCGAAGCCAAGCAGGATGACCACCTCTGCCATCGCCGTGGCGATCATCGGCAGGGCGACACGCTTGTCACGGTAACGCGTAAAGACCACGCCGCTGACGGTCAGGATCGACAGGGCACCGATCAGCAGCGAGTACTCCTTGAACTGGTCGGCGAGTGCCGGGCTGATCGAGTACCGCTGGTCCCGATCGAAGTCGAGCGGTGCGGTCAGCGCGCCGGAGTGGAGGTTGACCGCGAGCGTGTGAGCGGACTGCTGGTCAGGGACGATCATCCGGAACGTCGGGTTGGCCGACCACTCCTCGTTGTACATGCTCTCGGCGAGGCTGTCTCCCATCGGATGGGCGTCGACCACTTCGCCGTCGACCATGGTGAGTAGACACCACTGCTGGTCATCGTCGGGGTGGTCGAAGCTGACCTCCCTGGTTGCGGGATCTTTGATCGTACACTGCCCGACTCCTGGCTGGGTGGTGAACCCGTATTCGTTCATCCGTGCCTGATACTCCTCGGCGGGGCTCGCTTCGTCTTCGCCGCTGGCGCTGTCGACAGTAATCGGGACGTAGTCTTCGCCGCGCCGGTCGTCGTAGGAGGCGGCTCCAATCTGGCTCATCTCGTCGCGGGTAAGCACGGTATCGTTCGTGTGCGTCCCGTCCTCGCCGCCTGGATGGTAGGCGTCGATCCGGACGTCACCGCGGTCAGTGAGTAACTCGTGGAGTTCGTCCGCGGTCATTCCAGGCACTTCAGTGACGATGTAGTGCTCACCGCCGAGCGTCGACTCCTCGTAGGCAGTCCCGCCCGACAGCCCGGCTTCGTTGATCCGCAACTCGATGGTCTGGATCATCTCGTCGCGGGTCTCCTGGGTGACCCCCTGTTCGACGTCGTCTTCGGTGACGTCGACGCCGGCAGCCTGTAACGCCTCGGCGAACTGTGCTGACGTGACGTCTTCGTCGAACACTTCGGCGGTGAACCGATCACTGTCCTCGTGATGGCGAACGACGACGTCCATCGCCTCGACCCCGAGCTCTTGCTGTACTTCCGACTGGACGTCAGTTCGTTCGTCGTACTCGATGTCGAGGCTGTCAACGGTCATCCCGACCGGCGGCGCGCTCACGCGTGCCCCGCCCTCGAGTCCGAGTCCGTACTCGAGGTTCGTCGGGTTCTCGTCGACGGTTTCGTTCTCTTCATCCAGGACGATGTCGTCGCCGTCGCCCATGGCGAACCCGGGAGCGAACAGCGCGG from Natronobacterium texcoconense encodes:
- a CDS encoding tRNA pseudouridine(54/55) synthase Pus10, which translates into the protein MITEDARALLETGAVCDSCLGRPFADRSFGLTNVERGRALRTTVAMEDDEDFEPTDPADCWVCEGYCGTFDAIADAIVDALEGTEFGTYQVGTQVPPLVEENERLFREDAGLEPDVGESVKREVNREVGRRVGSKTGAEVDFDRPDVLAVVDLEGFDPLEALADGTVTGHAVDVQVNPAFVYGRYRKLERDIPQTEWPCRECGGSGVQLGDDGEEPCDYCGGSGYMYDTSVEQTVRPHVVEAMDGDEGTFHGAGREDVDARMLEGGRPFVLEVKRPRKRDPDPATLEREINEAADGVAVEGLRLASYEMVERVKEHDASKYYRADVEFGDPIDEADFEAAIEELDGATLAQETPERVDHRRASLTRERTVYDLEGELRSPTEAEVRLHGEGGLYVKEFVSSDGGRTKPSLAGVLETEAVVTALDVTGVEGEDEPFELEEYFVDEPRDDA
- a CDS encoding S9 family peptidase, with amino-acid sequence MTAEDSLPLDAFYDLTRITELTISPDGDRIAFVATEYDEAAEEAVTSLFVVPADGSREPHRLTTVDGASSPAWSPSGDRLAFLAAREIDVQRRVGRSEQDDSDDDSDGENGNDEEPKPQVWAFDLERGGDARQVTDREEGVSAFDWSPDGDRLVIASRDPTEDEQTYLEQVREGGPIETTRLQHKVDGAGWTDEVTTYLFVVDYDSGETERLDDAYGGGAFQDLAGMEPRWGPTDRIAFTSCRLERPDDTLVRDVYTIAPDGADLERLTDGDWQCSGPSWREDGTLGFLARDPENWCRPTEVYYHDGEEARSLTADLDRTVAFWGTIEWVGDAAYTLVGDEGRTRVVRADLDGTVERVFEAQGDDRAILGFDVADDEETASLLFSHPGDGLDVHAVATEDLAADDPPASLCRLSEVNADLIDSYPMPAVRRVEWESDGWTLDGVVYHDPAVDLEDGPHPLVVAIHGGPMSYDEPEFRFDHAALTSRGYVVFRPNYRGGTSRGREFAEVLKGRWGTAEVEDIVAGVEALVDRGWVDPDRVFGHGFSYGGIAQGYLVTQTDLFTAAAPEHGIYDLRSEFGTSDSHNWTEADFGFPWENPETYDDASAILEADEIETPLLVMAGGEDWRCPPSQSEQFYVAARKQDVDAKLVVYPDENHDVGDPDRAIHRLEQILEWYETHDPAREKLSSTE
- the rnhB gene encoding ribonuclease HII codes for the protein MPFGVDEAGKGPALGSMFAAAVYAPESAALPDGIADSKRLAPERREELAATLYEDDQFGIGVAEITTDRIDDPTTDMNSLAVEAHANAIEGALEDVDDSLEEPISGLCDACDTDAARFARRVSDATSFSGDLALDLEARHGADDESAVVGAASIVAKVERDAHVETIADEYGDVGSGYPGDSTTREFLESYVDDHGELPPFARSSWSTCEKLLAEAQQTGLEQF
- a CDS encoding preprotein translocase subunit SecD — its product is MGPKAFVKEYWRFLLLIVFVTLAFAALFAPGFAMGDGDDIVLDEENETVDENPTNLEYGLGLEGGARVSAPPVGMTVDSLDIEYDERTDVQSEVQQELGVEAMDVVVRHHEDSDRFTAEVFDEDVTSAQFAEALQAAGVDVTEDDVEQGVTQETRDEMIQTIELRINEAGLSGGTAYEESTLGGEHYIVTEVPGMTADELHELLTDRGDVRIDAYHPGGEDGTHTNDTVLTRDEMSQIGAASYDDRRGEDYVPITVDSASGEDEASPAEEYQARMNEYGFTTQPGVGQCTIKDPATREVSFDHPDDDQQWCLLTMVDGEVVDAHPMGDSLAESMYNEEWSANPTFRMIVPDQQSAHTLAVNLHSGALTAPLDFDRDQRYSISPALADQFKEYSLLIGALSILTVSGVVFTRYRDKRVALPMIATAMAEVVILLGFAAAIRMPLDLSHVAGFIAVVGTGVDDLVIIADEVMDDGDVNSQRVFESRFRKAFWIIGAAAATTIIAMSPLAVLSLGDLRGFAIITILGVLVGVLITRPAYGDILQRLMTDK
- a CDS encoding DUF7563 family protein yields the protein MPLCTNCDRPVSIDFARTKGNGENVEWCPRCRSE